The following proteins are co-located in the Trichocoleus sp. genome:
- a CDS encoding Uma2 family endonuclease, with product MTIATSKALTLAEFLQLAETEPASEFVNGQVIQKPMPQENIAACS from the coding sequence ATGACGATTGCTACATCAAAGGCTCTAACATTAGCTGAGTTTTTGCAATTGGCAGAGACAGAACCCGCTTCTGAGTTTGTGAATGGTCAGGTGATCCAGAAGCCAATGCCACAGGAAAACATAGCCGCTTGCAGCTGA
- a CDS encoding Uma2 family endonuclease has product MQLKLDEAINQATETEQSALAFPELRCTFSGRSLVPDIAVFAWEQIPFETDGEVPNGFEAAPDWTIEILSPGQSQTRVMEKILFCLQHETRLGWLIAPHERAVICYQLDRLLEIKQGDNQLPVLAEVNLPLTVTELFGWLKVKRTTG; this is encoded by the coding sequence TTGCAGCTGAAGCTAGATGAAGCGATCAACCAGGCTACAGAGACAGAGCAAAGTGCGCTAGCGTTCCCTGAACTGCGCTGCACCTTTAGCGGACGATCGCTGGTTCCAGATATTGCAGTATTTGCCTGGGAGCAAATTCCATTTGAGACAGACGGAGAAGTACCAAATGGATTTGAGGCAGCACCAGATTGGACTATTGAAATCCTGTCACCTGGACAGTCCCAGACTCGCGTCATGGAGAAGATTCTGTTTTGTCTTCAGCATGAAACGCGCTTAGGCTGGCTGATTGCCCCGCATGAGAGAGCGGTGATTTGCTACCAGCTCGATCGCTTACTTGAGATTAAACAAGGTGACAATCAATTGCCTGTCTTAGCTGAAGTTAACCTGCCGCTTACGGTGACAGAATTGTTTGGCTGGTTGAAGGTAAAACGTACAACGGGTTAA
- a CDS encoding HD domain-containing protein — MSKLEQAIQLATRLHNGQVDKAGERYIEHPLRVMNAVDGETEKIVAVLHDTVEDTGVTITELEDLFGSLVAAAVEALTRLAGEDYFDFVRRVKQNPIAAKVKVADIKDNMNLTRLKTISDQDLRRNEKYKEALSILQLSE; from the coding sequence ATGTCAAAACTAGAGCAAGCAATTCAATTAGCGACTAGACTCCATAACGGGCAAGTAGATAAAGCAGGGGAAAGATACATTGAACATCCTTTGCGAGTGATGAATGCTGTAGATGGTGAAACAGAAAAGATTGTTGCTGTTCTTCATGACACTGTTGAAGATACAGGTGTCACCATTACAGAGCTAGAAGATCTTTTTGGATCGCTTGTTGCTGCCGCAGTAGAGGCACTAACCAGATTGGCTGGCGAAGATTACTTTGACTTCGTACGCAGAGTAAAGCAAAACCCAATTGCAGCTAAGGTGAAAGTTGCTGACATTAAAGACAATATGAACTTAACTCGCTTAAAAACAATTTCTGATCAAGATCTAAGAAGAAATGAAAAATACAAAGAGGCGTTAAGCATACTACAGCTAAGTGAATGA
- the cas2 gene encoding CRISPR-associated endonuclease Cas2 produces the protein MLFYVITYDIPCNKRRKKVADLLEGYGQRVQYSVFECVLASEKFSELRKRLKKRVKLPDDSIRFYPLSRHTLGQVETWGGIPVVQPPRSVII, from the coding sequence ATGCTCTTCTATGTAATCACTTATGATATTCCTTGTAATAAACGTCGTAAAAAGGTGGCGGATCTTTTGGAAGGCTATGGTCAACGGGTGCAGTACAGCGTTTTTGAATGTGTTTTAGCTTCAGAAAAGTTTTCAGAGTTACGCAAGCGATTGAAGAAGCGGGTTAAGTTACCTGATGACAGTATTCGTTTCTATCCGCTTTCTCGTCATACGCTGGGACAGGTTGAAACTTGGGGTGGAATACCTGTTGTACAGCCTCCTCGATCTGTCATTATTTAA
- a CDS encoding type III-B CRISPR module-associated Cmr3 family protein, with amino-acid sequence MFKYLVIVSPLGFLYASAGAFLSPENLVGRSGAKFPPDAATLAGLFFSENKSNQIAPHDQLKHELVVSGPFWARQKEEENFYVPLPRHRIIESGKDDEWKLNAQRKWERDPQKQDIEAEYRWQSIDSWKRPKTSDIRKNNEMGRAPWEYVSFLHPQMKPDERHVLAKDGLFLENAVQMDEDFCLVYLSTYALPDGWYRFGGEGHMVEISCQEISPDSTIHQLLATKIQKACALLTPGVWGSNHLSYRYPKHSDFPNEGMKMLTDKPIPYRYRIGQRSTERGRLGRGRYAVPPGTVYVFKKALDKTWWEFPEDWFPREGLPLKHLGCGLCLPVEIDGVA; translated from the coding sequence ATGTTCAAATACTTAGTCATTGTTTCGCCCTTAGGCTTTTTGTATGCCAGTGCTGGAGCTTTCCTATCTCCTGAAAACTTAGTGGGGCGATCGGGGGCGAAATTCCCACCTGATGCTGCGACGTTGGCAGGACTTTTCTTCAGTGAAAATAAGAGCAATCAAATTGCACCTCATGATCAGCTTAAGCATGAGTTAGTTGTCTCTGGTCCTTTTTGGGCACGACAAAAAGAGGAAGAAAATTTTTATGTTCCTCTACCTCGTCATCGCATCATTGAAAGTGGAAAAGATGATGAGTGGAAGCTGAACGCCCAGCGCAAATGGGAGCGTGATCCGCAAAAGCAAGATATAGAAGCAGAATATCGATGGCAGAGCATTGACTCTTGGAAAAGACCCAAAACATCAGACATTCGGAAGAATAACGAAATGGGTCGTGCCCCTTGGGAGTACGTATCATTTTTGCATCCGCAGATGAAGCCTGACGAGCGCCATGTTCTGGCAAAAGATGGTCTGTTTCTAGAAAATGCAGTGCAGATGGATGAAGATTTTTGCTTAGTTTATCTATCAACCTACGCACTGCCAGATGGATGGTATCGCTTTGGTGGAGAAGGTCACATGGTAGAGATTTCTTGCCAAGAAATTTCTCCAGATAGCACCATCCATCAATTGTTGGCTACCAAAATCCAAAAAGCCTGTGCATTGCTTACGCCTGGAGTATGGGGATCAAATCATCTGTCCTACCGCTATCCCAAGCATTCTGACTTTCCAAATGAGGGAATGAAGATGTTGACGGATAAGCCCATTCCCTACCGCTATCGCATAGGGCAGCGGTCAACAGAACGAGGCAGATTGGGGCGTGGGCGTTATGCAGTACCACCAGGAACGGTTTACGTGTTTAAGAAAGCGTTGGATAAAACCTGGTGGGAGTTTCCAGAAGACTGGTTTCCGAGGGAAGGCTTACCGCTTAAGCATTTAGGTTGTGGATTGTGCCTTCCAGTTGAAATTGATGGCGTTGCATAA
- a CDS encoding HNH endonuclease has protein sequence MNTQQLNNLDESSSLWSLVNNKSLRPSCKKREITCFLIREDGSCKQEQVSLYIWNDPRAKERRYCLPKVLRRTLSAEAIARLEETGALHPKHHYKITFARVQYALAHHSCDLRGKDVHHINENPLDDRYQNLQALSRSEHQRLHVEELGDTGFVDYRTIADQDEPLTDEEQQLLELMKEFPHLETAMRREPSWTWQAVKSSAATEEGEASVKAPTEVAESASPAQAKQRYFGLQKTCTAMVDSVSFGQHVVLVRTGGNLLGIQSNQGFCDLSYRR, from the coding sequence TTGAATACTCAACAACTAAATAATCTAGACGAAAGTTCTTCTCTCTGGAGCCTGGTTAATAACAAGAGCTTGCGTCCCTCTTGCAAGAAGAGAGAAATTACTTGCTTCCTGATTAGGGAAGATGGTAGCTGCAAGCAGGAGCAGGTATCACTTTATATCTGGAACGATCCCAGAGCTAAGGAGCGGCGCTACTGTCTTCCAAAAGTACTGCGGCGAACATTGAGTGCTGAAGCGATCGCCAGGTTAGAAGAAACAGGAGCCCTCCACCCTAAGCATCACTACAAGATCACATTTGCTAGAGTGCAGTACGCCCTCGCACATCATAGTTGTGATTTAAGGGGTAAGGATGTTCATCACATTAACGAGAATCCCCTGGACGATCGCTACCAGAATCTACAAGCACTGAGCCGCTCTGAGCATCAGCGTCTGCATGTAGAAGAACTAGGTGACACAGGCTTTGTTGATTACCGCACGATCGCTGACCAGGATGAACCACTCACAGATGAAGAGCAGCAGTTGCTGGAGCTGATGAAGGAGTTCCCCCATTTAGAGACAGCGATGCGACGTGAGCCCTCTTGGACATGGCAAGCAGTAAAAAGTAGTGCCGCAACTGAAGAAGGTGAAGCATCTGTTAAGGCACCTACTGAGGTAGCAGAGAGCGCATCTCCTGCTCAAGCTAAACAGCGCTACTTTGGATTGCAAAAGACATGCACTGCAATGGTAGACAGTGTGAGCTTTGGTCAACATGTGGTCTTGGTAAGGACTGGTGGAAATCTACTAGGAATTCAATCAAACCAAGGGTTCTGCGATCTGAGCTACCGCAGGTAG
- a CDS encoding type III-B CRISPR-associated protein Cas10/Cmr2, which produces MSAPSYTAISFAPVQGFIEKSRKLRDLYGASLILSYLSQKIVEELHQPPKLEVISPALINVQEGMPNRILVRGDFIERDRVKNILVKHWQGLLKVCREWIETTVPADYYWAQTEEQIGKRKGEWERWGSYTWEVFWGIGDTPQSAMENLETRKLKRDWTGINWVGESSSLSGTDAIAWNRLGQEHSKPGRSLTNAEQQDLEQFYLRLAWILDDLRQPKEVFPSDEDLKNHFKAEDSGKFITHRERLSIPELVKRLATLPKLAKQTGLTSLDEGFKDIYREPGYWTGWFMGDGDRVGDKLKNLAERNSSDSTKRDQDLTHFTELMRNWGTQFKEQKDLFPQRKGRVIYAGGDDFLGVLYSEEAQPGQTEPEKVKPIEAWNWLLTLPEQWKELQGDLKKQLNIDFTYSVGFVWAGHQVPQRDILQHCREAEKRAKSLGRDRVTIRVVFNSGQYVQWTCPWVHLNIIERYTDRNGGKNWTHLYNDWAHLKSRHAIRLREVDNNNYPVDRDMALAMLDLYFDGLGEEIRQAKEKENQWKAIAGDNSDVAVVQWINDLVQVGWQLCSNT; this is translated from the coding sequence GTGTCTGCTCCTTCTTACACAGCCATCAGCTTTGCACCAGTGCAAGGATTCATTGAGAAGTCACGGAAGCTTCGAGATCTTTATGGAGCTTCGCTGATTTTGTCGTACTTGAGTCAGAAGATTGTTGAAGAACTTCATCAGCCGCCAAAACTGGAGGTTATTTCTCCTGCATTGATCAATGTGCAAGAGGGAATGCCAAACCGGATTTTAGTAAGAGGTGATTTTATTGAACGCGATCGCGTTAAAAATATTCTGGTTAAGCACTGGCAAGGTCTTCTCAAGGTTTGCCGTGAGTGGATAGAAACGACTGTGCCCGCTGATTATTACTGGGCCCAAACCGAGGAGCAAATTGGCAAACGGAAAGGAGAGTGGGAACGCTGGGGTAGCTATACCTGGGAGGTATTCTGGGGTATAGGTGATACTCCACAATCCGCAATGGAAAACTTGGAAACCCGTAAGCTCAAGCGAGATTGGACAGGCATTAACTGGGTTGGTGAAAGTTCCAGTTTGAGTGGAACAGATGCGATCGCGTGGAACCGTTTAGGGCAAGAGCATTCTAAGCCAGGGCGATCACTCACTAATGCTGAGCAACAAGACCTAGAGCAGTTTTATCTGCGCCTTGCCTGGATTTTAGATGACCTCAGACAGCCCAAAGAAGTATTTCCATCAGATGAAGATTTGAAGAACCACTTTAAAGCTGAGGATAGTGGTAAGTTTATTACCCATCGAGAACGTCTGAGTATTCCTGAGTTAGTGAAGCGTTTAGCCACATTACCTAAACTGGCTAAACAAACTGGCTTAACAAGTTTAGATGAAGGCTTTAAAGACATTTACCGAGAGCCTGGATATTGGACAGGCTGGTTTATGGGAGACGGTGACAGAGTTGGCGATAAGTTAAAAAACTTAGCTGAACGTAATTCAAGTGATTCAACTAAGCGAGATCAAGATCTTACCCATTTTACTGAATTAATGCGTAATTGGGGAACTCAGTTTAAAGAACAAAAAGACTTATTTCCTCAGCGCAAAGGTCGCGTAATTTATGCAGGTGGTGATGATTTTTTAGGTGTTCTTTATAGCGAAGAAGCTCAACCAGGTCAAACAGAACCTGAAAAGGTAAAACCGATTGAAGCTTGGAACTGGTTGCTAACATTACCAGAGCAATGGAAAGAACTACAAGGCGACTTAAAGAAACAGTTGAATATTGATTTCACGTATAGTGTTGGATTTGTTTGGGCAGGGCACCAGGTTCCGCAACGAGATATCTTGCAACATTGCCGTGAAGCTGAGAAACGGGCAAAGAGTTTAGGTCGCGATCGAGTCACTATCCGAGTGGTTTTTAATAGCGGTCAATACGTGCAGTGGACTTGCCCCTGGGTACACTTGAATATCATTGAACGCTACACCGACCGCAATGGTGGCAAAAATTGGACTCATCTTTACAATGATTGGGCGCACCTAAAATCGCGCCACGCTATTCGATTACGTGAAGTGGATAACAATAATTACCCAGTTGATCGAGATATGGCACTAGCTATGCTTGATCTCTACTTTGATGGACTGGGGGAAGAAATTCGGCAAGCTAAAGAGAAAGAAAATCAATGGAAAGCGATCGCAGGTGATAACAGCGATGTTGCAGTTGTGCAATGGATCAATGATTTAGTACAGGTGGGATGGCAGCTATGTTCAAATACTTAG
- a CDS encoding Uma2 family endonuclease yields the protein MTVTSDLPQRPNLETPIGEKRVTLHHLNWQAYQQILHALPQSRSTRLTYDRGILEITMPLEEHEFVVRLMDLFIRILVVEMGLKMKTLGSTTLQREDLDRSPEPDNAYYIQNQPFVAGRKIDLQNDPPPDLVIEIDITNTDIHKLRLYSSMGVPEFWRFNGQVWRIYHLVGGQYQEVEASPTFPTVEKEKLYNFLAEAQQDEVVAEQNFRSWVQQQL from the coding sequence ATGACTGTCACCTCTGATTTGCCTCAGCGTCCTAACCTGGAGACACCGATCGGTGAAAAGCGTGTTACATTGCATCACCTCAACTGGCAGGCATACCAGCAAATTCTGCATGCCCTACCTCAAAGCCGCTCAACTCGCCTCACCTACGATCGCGGAATCTTAGAAATCACCATGCCCCTAGAAGAGCACGAGTTTGTTGTGCGACTGATGGATCTCTTTATTCGCATCCTGGTAGTAGAAATGGGGCTGAAGATGAAGACGTTGGGATCGACAACCCTACAGCGAGAAGACCTCGATCGCAGTCCTGAGCCAGACAATGCCTACTACATTCAAAATCAACCCTTTGTTGCCGGGAGAAAGATTGATCTACAGAATGACCCACCCCCTGATCTAGTTATAGAAATTGATATTACAAACACCGACATTCATAAGCTAAGGTTATATTCCAGTATGGGTGTGCCAGAATTCTGGCGTTTCAATGGGCAAGTTTGGCGCATTTATCACCTAGTTGGCGGTCAATATCAGGAGGTAGAAGCCAGCCCAACATTTCCTACTGTGGAAAAGGAAAAGCTTTACAATTTCCTGGCTGAGGCACAGCAAGATGAAGTTGTCGCAGAACAAAACTTCCGTTCCTGGGTACAGCAGCAGCTCTAG
- a CDS encoding WYL domain-containing protein: MLLIAVLVQHPGIGGRNSKASADQDALESVQTQMKILAHELGLNQPIYSIPTLRKDLATLRQYGILQGGRYDWGYYLGTGAFNRQELQLAIHALAAQANYQGDPRTKQVYQALAQRLKGLNLTTSGALFYPVRTQFNRAIVHTDPEEMAAKRQYRDTLFHCLETLETAIVQGLPVKIRQARNPYQNKSKSWEVYPLQLLYHDIAWYLICEDFTSGHLSVSRVDRFKNYLQLLNSEGRGIESQWRSLQAAHQLLENGWGLFLGEPEEQRMERQGSLTLIDVKVRFFPPVTRFIAEGERRHPKQKIRLAVPDKGTGEAAYLDYMVKLPARSLDEFSLWINRFMSSAQVLAPTTLVEKHKAAAMYLIQRYQ; encoded by the coding sequence ATGCTTCTCATTGCAGTACTGGTGCAACATCCTGGCATTGGAGGCCGCAACTCAAAAGCCTCTGCTGATCAGGATGCCCTGGAATCTGTTCAAACTCAAATGAAGATTCTGGCTCACGAGCTTGGGCTGAACCAGCCCATTTATTCCATTCCCACTTTAAGAAAAGACTTAGCTACCCTGCGGCAATACGGCATTCTTCAAGGCGGTCGCTATGATTGGGGATATTATCTGGGTACAGGAGCGTTTAATCGTCAGGAGCTACAGCTTGCTATTCATGCGCTGGCTGCACAAGCAAACTATCAGGGAGACCCGCGCACGAAACAGGTTTACCAGGCACTCGCTCAACGATTGAAGGGATTAAATCTCACAACCAGTGGTGCTTTGTTCTACCCTGTGCGAACTCAGTTCAACCGTGCGATCGTGCATACTGATCCTGAAGAGATGGCAGCAAAGCGGCAGTACAGGGACACCTTATTTCACTGCCTAGAGACACTGGAAACCGCAATTGTTCAAGGATTACCCGTTAAGATTCGTCAGGCTCGCAATCCCTATCAAAACAAGTCAAAGTCATGGGAAGTTTACCCATTGCAACTGCTCTACCACGACATTGCCTGGTATCTCATCTGCGAAGATTTCACCAGTGGGCATCTATCAGTCAGCCGTGTGGATCGCTTCAAAAACTATCTGCAACTTCTTAACTCAGAAGGACGGGGAATTGAATCTCAATGGCGTAGTTTACAAGCAGCTCACCAGTTGCTGGAGAATGGATGGGGCTTATTTCTAGGTGAGCCAGAAGAACAGCGAATGGAGCGACAAGGAAGCTTAACTCTGATAGATGTCAAAGTTCGCTTCTTCCCACCAGTGACACGCTTTATTGCAGAAGGGGAACGTCGTCATCCCAAGCAGAAGATTCGTCTTGCTGTTCCTGATAAAGGCACAGGTGAAGCTGCTTACCTGGATTACATGGTGAAGTTACCTGCGCGATCGCTAGATGAATTCAGTCTCTGGATCAATCGCTTTATGAGCAGTGCTCAAGTCTTGGCTCCTACAACCTTAGTTGAAAAGCATAAAGCTGCTGCCATGTACCTTATCCAACGGTATCAGTAA
- a CDS encoding site-specific integrase, producing MKKKVLQVTTVGQAREVITKLSAACDWARRKRLLQANPYEGLAREMPRPRYAVESKPNAFTPQEKEAVLTAFATDTRPGLNFRRYRPLVEFWFLTGCRPSEGIGLQWKHVAPDYSHVKFEGSLTTAGGSPVPIRVMGSKTNKMRQFPCSPKLKELLQSIKPESANPEDLVFPSPRGGGINYTNFATKIWGKVVDPIKPDTTPYCCRDTFITTQIINGVQESIIAYWCDNSVEVIQKHYADFIKMSQITPTDY from the coding sequence GTGAAAAAGAAAGTTTTACAGGTCACGACAGTTGGTCAAGCTAGAGAAGTGATCACTAAACTTAGTGCTGCCTGTGACTGGGCTAGAAGGAAGAGATTGCTGCAGGCGAATCCTTACGAAGGGTTGGCTAGAGAGATGCCTCGTCCGAGGTACGCAGTAGAATCAAAGCCTAATGCTTTTACCCCCCAGGAGAAGGAGGCAGTCTTAACTGCTTTTGCAACAGATACTCGTCCTGGCTTAAACTTTAGGCGCTATCGTCCCTTAGTAGAATTCTGGTTTTTGACAGGATGTAGACCGAGTGAAGGGATTGGTCTTCAGTGGAAGCATGTTGCGCCAGACTATAGCCACGTCAAATTTGAAGGATCTCTAACGACTGCTGGTGGTAGTCCAGTACCAATTAGAGTTATGGGATCAAAAACGAACAAGATGCGGCAGTTTCCTTGTTCGCCAAAACTGAAGGAATTGTTGCAGTCAATTAAACCAGAGTCAGCAAACCCTGAAGACTTAGTCTTCCCGTCGCCGCGCGGAGGAGGCATCAATTACACAAATTTCGCCACTAAGATCTGGGGTAAGGTTGTTGATCCTATCAAACCAGATACGACTCCATATTGCTGTAGAGACACCTTCATCACAACTCAGATTATCAATGGGGTGCAAGAATCCATCATTGCTTACTGGTGTGATAACTCAGTAGAAGTAATCCAAAAACATTATGCTGATTTTATCAAAATGTCTCAGATTACTCCTACAGATTACTAA
- the csx18 gene encoding CRISPR-associated protein Csx18 has product MYFSSRSAQVRNLLVAIANGSITLIILLIAPLGLAAVIINTLLVTVATYFTALTADRIILFLQGERSQRAESLNRSRAAQIQRVESNDLERRQE; this is encoded by the coding sequence ATGTATTTCTCATCGCGTTCTGCTCAAGTGCGTAACTTGTTGGTAGCAATCGCCAATGGTTCCATCACTCTCATCATCTTACTTATCGCACCCTTGGGTCTAGCAGCAGTCATCATCAATACGCTCTTGGTGACAGTGGCTACCTATTTCACCGCTCTTACAGCCGATCGCATCATCTTGTTTCTCCAAGGAGAACGATCGCAACGAGCTGAATCGCTGAATCGCTCTCGTGCTGCCCAAATTCAGCGTGTGGAATCTAATGATTTAGAGCGCAGGCAAGAGTAA
- the cmr4 gene encoding type III-B CRISPR module RAMP protein Cmr4 yields the protein MYKRAYGIIEALAPLHVGATAGEESGNLNLIFRDQFTQTGIIPGSSIRGRFRSEMRRDLKGSENDWYGAPAETGESDSTTESIVKFEYASLLWLPVFCPGQPVVWVSCPKLLKRYQRIVGGKLKDAKIPANYTGSSTLKPLNVEGKKKLFFNFGFLELKETKDLKVWFPSGEELPAVVVGDDEIGMIHDMALYRQSRVRLKDDEKRVDGGGFFNTEALPEGTIMVFPIAIRDTDSKTSWKPFGKEEQSGEIYLGGLESIGFGNCQITLKGEGVAA from the coding sequence ATGTACAAACGAGCTTACGGAATTATTGAAGCCCTAGCCCCCCTGCATGTAGGAGCAACGGCAGGAGAAGAGAGTGGCAACCTCAATCTAATTTTTCGCGATCAGTTTACGCAAACTGGGATTATTCCTGGTAGTTCTATTCGAGGACGATTTCGTTCTGAAATGCGGCGTGATCTAAAGGGAAGCGAAAACGATTGGTATGGTGCTCCAGCAGAAACAGGAGAATCAGACTCAACGACGGAATCGATCGTGAAGTTTGAGTATGCTTCGCTCCTATGGCTACCTGTTTTTTGTCCAGGTCAACCTGTTGTGTGGGTTAGTTGCCCCAAGTTACTGAAACGCTACCAGCGCATTGTGGGCGGTAAACTCAAAGATGCCAAAATTCCCGCAAACTACACAGGTTCATCAACGCTCAAGCCACTTAATGTAGAAGGCAAAAAGAAGCTCTTTTTTAACTTTGGTTTCTTGGAACTGAAAGAGACAAAAGATTTAAAGGTGTGGTTTCCCAGTGGTGAAGAATTACCTGCGGTGGTCGTTGGCGATGATGAGATTGGCATGATCCATGACATGGCACTGTATCGTCAAAGCCGAGTGCGCCTGAAGGATGACGAAAAGCGGGTGGATGGCGGTGGTTTTTTCAACACTGAAGCACTACCAGAAGGAACGATTATGGTCTTTCCGATCGCCATTCGAGACACTGATTCTAAAACTTCCTGGAAGCCCTTTGGGAAGGAGGAGCAGAGCGGTGAGATTTACCTGGGCGGATTGGAATCAATTGGGTTTGGTAATTGTCAGATTACGCTCAAGGGCGAAGGAGTAGCCGCATGA
- a CDS encoding Uma2 family endonuclease, whose product MFTRPHIEQTDPPRSPQETLPTMYDLPSEDLNEPGLPDEYHYLQPQLLSATLRLTHPAPDQIFSVGDMNLYYDVRHPNWYKRPDWFLVLGVPRLYEGQDMRLSYVTWQEGISPFVIVELLSPGTEKEDLGETRSNPGEPPTKWEVYEQILRVPYYIIFDRYTNYFRAFGLIKGRYQPLEILENRLWVAELELGLGIWEGEYQGVNRQWLRWYNEQGWILTDAERAEQAEASLALERQQREELLERLRARGINPDDLLS is encoded by the coding sequence ATGTTCACTCGCCCTCATATTGAGCAGACAGATCCACCTCGTTCGCCTCAAGAAACGCTCCCTACCATGTACGATCTTCCTAGTGAAGATCTCAACGAACCTGGCTTGCCTGACGAATACCACTATCTACAACCCCAACTGCTGAGCGCGACGCTGCGCCTCACTCATCCTGCCCCAGACCAAATCTTTAGTGTGGGGGACATGAACCTTTACTATGACGTGCGCCATCCCAACTGGTATAAGCGCCCAGATTGGTTTTTGGTATTGGGAGTGCCACGCCTCTATGAAGGGCAGGACATGCGCCTTAGCTATGTCACCTGGCAGGAAGGCATCAGTCCCTTTGTAATTGTGGAGTTGCTTTCTCCTGGTACAGAGAAGGAGGATCTGGGAGAGACTCGCTCTAATCCAGGTGAACCTCCTACTAAATGGGAAGTTTACGAACAAATTCTGCGTGTTCCCTACTACATCATCTTCGATCGCTACACTAACTACTTCCGCGCTTTTGGTTTAATCAAGGGCAGATATCAGCCGCTGGAGATTTTAGAGAATCGCTTGTGGGTTGCAGAGCTGGAGCTGGGGTTGGGAATTTGGGAAGGGGAGTATCAAGGAGTCAATCGCCAGTGGCTACGCTGGTACAACGAGCAGGGTTGGATACTGACAGATGCAGAACGAGCAGAGCAAGCAGAAGCGTCACTGGCTCTAGAGCGGCAGCAGCGGGAAGAACTGCTAGAGCGCCTTCGCGCTAGAGGAATAAATCCAGATGATCTTTTGAGTTAG